GTGAGGGCGCGCCGGATACATTGGCGATCCACGTGGACAACCCCGCCCTCTGGTGGCCGAACACCGAGGGGACTCCGGCTCTATACACCAGTACGGTGGAGACGTTGGACGAGGCCGGTCGTGTGTTGCAGGTCTGCACCCAAAATGTCGGTTTGCGCCGGATCCGTCTCATCATGGCTCCAGGCCAGTTTGGGCGTACCGGGTATCCGGCCACCCAACCCCCGGTGCCGATCACCTTTGAAGTCAACGGACGTGCTATCTTTGCCCGTGGCGCCAACTGGGTGTGTCCGGAAATTTTCCCCGGGACGCTCACGGCGGAACGCACCCGCGAGCAATTGGCGCTCTTTGCTGGAGCCAACCTCAATCTGCTCCGCTCCTGGGGTGGGGCGATTGTGAACAAGACCGCCTTTTTCGAGCAATGCGACGCGCTGGGAATCATGGTGTGGCAGGAGTTTCCGCTGGCCTGTAACCGCTATGACGGGACTCCGGCCTACCTCCGTGTGCTGGATCAGGAGTCGCGTGCGATTCTCCTTCGTCGGCGCCGTCATGCCTGCATCGCCATGTGGTGTGGTGGTAACGAGTTGTTCAATGGGTGGTCCGGGATGACCATGCAGGACCTTGCCCTGCGGTTATTGGATCGCAATTGTTACGATCTAGACCCCAGCCGCCCCTACCTGCATACCTCCCCTATGCAAGGCATTCGCCATGGCAACTACCAGTTCCGGATGGGCATGCACCCCGAAGCCCAGACGGTGTTTGATCTCTATCCCGCCAGCGAGGCCACGGCTTACATGGAGTTTGGTGTGCCGGGCCCGGCCGACGTGGCCAGTTTGGAAAAATGCCTGCCTGCCAATGAACTCTGGCCGGTGGGACCCACCCCCTCCTGGATCGCCCACCATGCGTTCGGGGCTTGGCCCACAAGCACATCCCATGCGTGGCTTTATCCTGAGGTGAGTGATCACTTTTTCGGCCCCTCGCACAGCTTGAAGCAACTAGTGGACCGCCTTCAACTCCTTCAAGCGGAAGGCTATAAGGCGATTTATGAGGAAGGGCGTCGGCAAAAGCCCGTCTGCAGTGCGCTCGCCTGCTGGGTTTTCAATGAACCCTGGCCGGCCGCCGCCAACAATTCCCTGATTACCTGGCCGAATGAGCCCAAGCCCGCCTACCATGCCGTTGCGGCCGCAAACCGGCCGGTGATGGCCAGCGCCCGCATTCCCCGCTTCGATTGGGTCCGCGGCGAAAAATTTTCCGCCACGCTGTTCCTCCTCAATGATTCCCCGCAGGCCATACTGCCGCTCAAGTTCAGCGTCAGGCTGGAGGCGGGCGGTCAGACCCTCGCCCTGGGACCCTGGTCGTGCCCCGGCACCGCCGCGAACACCCACTGCCCCGGTCCGGAAATCACCGGCACGGTCCCGGACTGGACGGGAGAAACCTTTGCTCTCTGCATCGACGTGGCCGGACACCCCGCTTGGTCATCGCGCTACACGTTGGCATTCAAATCTGTGATGGGCGCCTGACCGCAGTGTGGCAAAGGATTTCCTTGCTCCTTTCCCTGCTGTTTTCTATAGTCCCGCATGTTTGTGCTGGCAAACGCTGGTAACGATTGACTGTAACTTATTGGGAGCGAATAACATGGATTATGGTTTAACTGAAGCGCAGGTGATGATTCGGGACCTTTGTCGGCAAGTGGCTCAGGAAAAGATCAAGCCGATTCGCGAACATTATGATGAAGCCAATGAATTTCCTCATGAAATCGTAAAGGTGTTTGCCGATGCGGACCTGTGCGGGGTCTATATCAGCGAGGAATACGGCGGCATGGGCGGCGGGATCATGGATCTGGCCGTGACGGTGGAAGAGCTCTCCAAGGTGTGTTCCGGCATTGCCTTGGCATTGGCCGCGACGGCGCTTGGCACCTTCCCGATCATCCTGTTCGGTACCCCTGACCAGAAGAAGGCCTATCTGCCCCGTATTGCGTCAGGCAAATCACTGGCGGCCTTCGGCTTGACCGAGGCGAACGCCGGCTCGGATGCCGGCGGCATCACCACCACCGCGGTGCTGGATGGCGACCACTATGTGCTGAACGGCACCAAGCAGTGGATCACCAACGGCGGTGAAGCTGAAATCTATACCGTGGTGGCGATGACCAACAAGGCCAAGGGCGCCCGTGGGGCCTCGGCGTTTATCGTGGAGAAAGGCACCCCCGGTTTCACCTTCGGTAAGAAGGAGAACAAGATGGGGATTCGCGCGAGCGCGACCCGCGAACTGGTGTTCCAGGATTGCCGCATTCCCAAGGCGAACCTGTTGGGCAAAGAAGGCATGGGCTTCATTGTGGCCATGAAGACGCTGGACAGCTCCCGTCCCGGTGTTGCCGCCCAGGCGCTCGGTATTGCTGCCGGCGCGCTGGATGAAGCGGTCGCCTACAGCCGTCAACGCCGTCAGTTCGGCAAGCCGATCGGCTCATTCCAGGGGGTTCAGTTCATGCTGGCGGATATGGCCACGCAGGTGGAAGCTGCCCGCGCCCTGATTTATGCCGCCGCCCGCTACATTGACAGCGGCGCCAAGGACATCAGCAAGGTCTCGGCCATGTGCAAGCTGTTTGCGTCCGATACCGCAATGAAGGTGACCACCGATGCCGTGCAGATCCTGGGTGGATACGGCTACATGAAGGAATATCCCGTTGAGAAGATGATGCGTGACGCGAAGATCACGCAGATCTACGAAGGCACCAATCAGATCCAGCGCGAAGTGATCGCCTTGAACCTGATCAAGGAATCCGCCGCGGCAAAGAAATGAGTCGTTTAAGAGCAAGGTCTTGAGTGACGGGCCGGCACGCTGAAGAGCAGGCCGGCCCGTTTTTTTTAGTCGTATGAGCCCTTCAGTCAATATGCTCCGGCAGATCCGGATGTTCGTCACCGATGCCGATGGCACCCTGATGGGGCATCGCCGGGAGTTTGACCAATACCGCTCGTTACGTAACCGGATTGCCGAGCTCCGCACGAGCTATGGGGTCATCTGGGTGGTCTGCACGGGACGCAGTCTGAGCGGCTATAAGCATATTTTCAGGCCCATGCGCATCTTTGGCATCTCGCCGGATTTCGTGATCGTCAATCATGCCTATATCTTTGAATGCAAAAAATGGGGGTTTCTGCCGCATTGGATCTGGAACCTGCGGATCCTCTGGCTTGAGTGGCGGGATGAACTCATTGTCCGGCGGGCGCTGCCGAAAATCCGGAAGGCCGTCCTGTCCCAGAATCCGTTTGCCCGG
This sequence is a window from bacterium. Protein-coding genes within it:
- a CDS encoding acyl-CoA dehydrogenase family protein, encoding MDYGLTEAQVMIRDLCRQVAQEKIKPIREHYDEANEFPHEIVKVFADADLCGVYISEEYGGMGGGIMDLAVTVEELSKVCSGIALALAATALGTFPIILFGTPDQKKAYLPRIASGKSLAAFGLTEANAGSDAGGITTTAVLDGDHYVLNGTKQWITNGGEAEIYTVVAMTNKAKGARGASAFIVEKGTPGFTFGKKENKMGIRASATRELVFQDCRIPKANLLGKEGMGFIVAMKTLDSSRPGVAAQALGIAAGALDEAVAYSRQRRQFGKPIGSFQGVQFMLADMATQVEAARALIYAAARYIDSGAKDISKVSAMCKLFASDTAMKVTTDAVQILGGYGYMKEYPVEKMMRDAKITQIYEGTNQIQREVIALNLIKESAAAKK